The genomic region GTGCATGTCAGGCCACCCACCGCCAGGTTTCGACGCCACCCGCAAACCGCGCGTAGCGCGATGCCGTCATGTCGATCACGCGCAAGATGGCCGACGGCGTGATCATGGCAGGCCCGAAGACCACCACCAGCAGCCGCCTGGCTGACGTGGTGACCATGGTTCGGGCCGAATCGGACGTCGGATTGCCAAACGGACCGCGCGTGTCCACCAGCGTCAGGCGGCCGTCCAGATGGACCTCGTCTTTCCGGATACCCGGGTAGGCTTCGCCGGGTCGACCGCGTCGCAACGTCACGGGCGGCTCCACCCGGTCGAGGTCGTAGAGGCCGTACGGCAACTGCGCCTCGAGCGAACACCAGTTGCAGAGATCGACGAGCGTATTGATGCGCGGCAACGGATCGCCGCGACGGACCCGCCGCAGCAGCGCCTCGGATGACGGGCGTGTCTTGGTCGGGTCGATGCCGATGCTGCGATAGAGCTGGCGCGATGGTCCG from Acidobacteriota bacterium harbors:
- a CDS encoding phenylalanine--tRNA ligase beta subunit-related protein, which gives rise to MAIELTVSPDLAMLLRIGVLTCDVTRVLEDDTDLAGSLSQAEEIIRAGDGLDVGPSRQLYRSIGIDPTKTRPSSEALLRRVRRGDPLPRINTLVDLCNWCSLEAQLPYGLYDLDRVEPPVTLRRGRPGEAYPGIRKDEVHLDGRLTLVDTRGPFGNPTSDSARTMVTTSARRLLVVVFGPAMITPSAILRVIDMTASRYARFAGGVETWRWVA